A single Lancefieldella parvula DSM 20469 DNA region contains:
- the ettA gene encoding energy-dependent translational throttle protein EttA, producing MAEFVYQMYKARKAVGEKVILDDVTVGVYPGAKIGVVGPNGMGKSTLLKVIAGLEDVSNGEAKLTPGYTVGLLQQEPPLDETKTVKENIELAFGDLLSKIARFNEIGVEMGNPDADFDALMAEMGQLQTEIDAANGWDLDSQLSQAMDALQCPDPDSPVTHLSGGEKRRVALCRLLLEAPDLLLLDEPTNHLDAESVLWLEKFLHDYPGAVMAVTHDRYFLDDVAEWICEVDRGQLYPYEGNYSTYLENKAARLEAQNQQDAKRAKKMRAELEWVRSSPKARQAKNRARLDRYEQMEAEARASKKLDFTEIQIPVGPRLGQKILEASHIHKAFGDRVLIDDLSFSLPRNGIVGVIGPNGVGKSTLFKAIVGQEELTSGTLEIGETVQISYVDQLRQGIDPEKTIWEVVSDGNDFIKVGDTEIPSRAYVASFGFKGPDQQKRAGVLSGGERNRLNLALTLKQGGNLLLLDEPTNDLDIETLESLEDALERFPGCSVVTSHDRWFLDRIATHILAWEGDDENPGKWFWFEGNFEAYQANRIERLGQEAARPHRIHRKLTRD from the coding sequence ATGGCAGAGTTTGTCTATCAGATGTACAAAGCTCGTAAAGCAGTTGGCGAGAAGGTCATTCTTGATGACGTTACTGTAGGCGTATATCCAGGTGCAAAAATTGGCGTTGTTGGTCCAAACGGCATGGGTAAGTCCACGCTGCTCAAAGTTATTGCGGGCTTAGAGGATGTCTCTAACGGTGAAGCTAAGCTAACTCCAGGCTATACTGTTGGTCTACTTCAGCAGGAGCCACCTCTAGATGAGACTAAAACGGTCAAGGAAAACATTGAGCTTGCCTTTGGTGACCTGCTTTCCAAGATTGCACGCTTCAATGAAATTGGCGTTGAGATGGGTAATCCAGATGCCGATTTTGATGCGCTTATGGCAGAGATGGGTCAGCTTCAGACCGAGATTGACGCAGCTAATGGCTGGGATTTGGACAGTCAGCTCTCCCAGGCAATGGATGCCCTTCAGTGCCCAGACCCAGACTCTCCTGTTACTCATCTTTCTGGTGGCGAGAAACGCCGTGTAGCCCTGTGTCGCCTGCTACTTGAGGCACCTGATCTGCTTCTTTTGGATGAGCCTACCAACCACCTCGATGCTGAGTCAGTGCTCTGGCTTGAGAAATTCCTGCATGATTATCCTGGTGCTGTTATGGCCGTAACACATGACCGCTACTTCCTCGATGATGTTGCTGAGTGGATCTGCGAGGTTGACCGTGGACAGCTGTATCCTTACGAGGGCAATTACTCAACCTATCTGGAGAATAAGGCAGCACGTCTTGAGGCTCAGAATCAGCAGGATGCCAAGCGTGCAAAGAAAATGCGTGCTGAGCTGGAGTGGGTTCGTTCTTCTCCCAAAGCTCGTCAGGCAAAGAACCGCGCTCGTCTTGATCGCTATGAGCAGATGGAAGCAGAAGCTCGCGCATCCAAGAAGCTTGATTTTACCGAGATTCAAATTCCTGTGGGGCCACGCTTGGGCCAGAAGATCCTAGAGGCTAGTCACATTCACAAAGCTTTTGGGGATCGCGTTCTTATCGATGACCTTTCGTTTAGCTTGCCAAGAAACGGCATTGTTGGCGTAATTGGTCCCAATGGTGTTGGTAAGTCCACACTGTTCAAGGCTATTGTTGGTCAGGAAGAGCTCACTTCTGGCACTCTTGAGATTGGCGAGACAGTTCAAATTTCTTATGTTGACCAGCTCAGACAAGGAATTGACCCAGAAAAAACTATCTGGGAGGTTGTTTCTGACGGAAACGATTTCATTAAGGTGGGAGATACTGAGATTCCAAGTCGTGCTTATGTGGCTAGCTTTGGTTTCAAGGGACCTGATCAGCAGAAACGCGCTGGCGTTCTTTCTGGTGGCGAGAGAAACCGTCTAAACCTTGCTCTTACGCTTAAGCAAGGAGGAAATCTTCTGCTTCTGGACGAACCTACTAACGACCTTGATATTGAGACGCTGGAAAGCCTTGAGGATGCACTTGAGCGCTTCCCGGGATGTTCTGTGGTAACCAGTCACGACCGTTGGTTCTTGGACCGTATTGCTACACATATTCTTGCGTGGGAAGGCGATGATGAGAATCCAGGTAAGTGGTTCTGGTTTGAGGGAAACTTTGAGGCTTATCAGGCTAATCGTATTGAACGACTTGGTCAGGAGGCTGCTCGTCCTCATCGTATTCATCGTAAACTTACACGCGACTAA